The genomic region CGAGAACGAGCAGCCCGGCGCCACCCTGTGGACGCACGACCACGCGCACCACATGGAGTCCGAGCACGTCTACCGGGGCCTGTCCGGTCTCTACCTGCTGCGGGACCCCGCCGAGGACGGGCTGGGCCTGCCGGCCGGGAAGTACGACGTCCCCCTGGTCCTGCGGGACGCGCAGTTCGACGGCAACGCCCAGCTGGTCTACACGATGGACGACGCGGAGAACCGCACGACCATCCTGGTCAACGGCAGGCCCTGGCCGTACATGAAGGTCGAGGCCCGCAAGTACCGCTTCCGACTGGTCAACTCGTGCAACCTGCGCATCTTCGTCCTGGCGCTGTCCGACGGCTCGGCCACCCAGCACCCCGTGCGGCAGATCGGCACCGACGGCGGTCTGCTCGCCGCCCCCGCCGAGACGCCCGTGCTGGTCCTGTCCCCGGGCGAACGCATCGACTTCGTCGTCGACTTCTCGAAGTACGCGCCCGGCACCAGGCTCACCCTCGCCAACATGCTGGGCCCCGGTCCGACCGAACTCGTCGGCCAGGTCATGCGGTTCGACGTCGGTGAGCGGACCGCCGACAGCAGCCGGGTGCCCGACACCCTCGCCACGCTGCCGGCGCTGCCGAAGCCGACCGTGGAGCGCAGCTTCGAACTCTCCATGGACGAGCCCGGCTCCGGCGGCCACCAGGCGTACATCAACGGCAGGACCTTCGACCCGGACCGCATCGACACCCACATCGAGTGGGGCAGCACCGAGGTGTGGACGGTCACCAACAAGAGCGCCACCGTGCCGCACAACTTCCACACGCACCTGGTGCAGTTCCGCATTCTCGAACGGGACGGGCAGCCGCCGTATCCGGCGGAGACCGGCTGGAAGGACACCGTGCTGCTCTTTCCCGGCCAGACGGCGAAACTCCAGCTCACTTTCGATTCACACCGCGGTGTTTATCCGTACCACTGCCACATGATCGACCACAGCGCCATGGGAATGATGGCGCAAATGAAGATCGCCTGAGTTTTCCGGACCTGAGTTTCCGGGACCTGAGTTTTCCGGAAAGGAGGACCATGACCACCGAAGCAATTCCCAGCCCCTACGCCCGCCGCGTCCTCGCGGCACTGGGCAGGGACCCGACCCGTGTCGTCCTGCACCGGCCGGACACGACGGTGACGGCCGGCGCGCTGCGGGCATCCGTCCTGGGCAGCGCCGCGCTGCTGCACTCCCAGGGCATCCGCCCCGGCACCACCGTCGCCATCCTGACCGGCCCCAACCACCCGCTGATGCTCAGCGCCCGCTACGCCGTCCATCTGCTCGGCGCCACCTCCGTCTACGTCCGCTCGATGAACCCCCGCACGGACACCGAGACGTTCTCGGTCGCCACCCAGACCGGGCTGCTGCGTGACCTCGGTGTGTCGCTGCTGCTCGTGGACGAGGCGGACGAGGAGAGCGCGGCCCGCGGCAGATGGCTGGCGCGGCGGCGGCCCGGCCTGACCGTGCGGGCGATCCCGCGCACGGCGGACGGGCACGACACCGTGCCGCCGGCCCTGTCGCCGAGCCCCGACGACCTGGCCGTCGTCGACTTCACCAGCGGCAGCACCGGGCGGCCCAAGATGGTCGCGCAACGCTACGGCACCCGCGAGCACCTCGTCGGCCGGCTGGCCTCCGGCCTCGATCCGAGGGGACCGGCGACACTGCTGTCCGTCACGCCGGTCAGCCACACCACGGCACCCATGGCGGACGCCGTGCTGTGCGCGGGTGGCACGGTCGTCCTGCACGACGAGTTCGACGCCGACGCGACCCTGACGGCGATCGCCGAACTCGGGGTGACCGACGTGTACCTGGCGGTGCCCCACCTGTACCGCCTGCTCGACCACCCGCTGGTCACGTCGTACGACCTGTCGTCGCTGCGCCGCATCACGTACAGCGGCACCCCGGCCGCGCCCGAGCGGGTCCGGCAGGCGGTCCGGGTCTTCGGCGACGTACT from Streptomyces chartreusis NRRL 3882 harbors:
- a CDS encoding multicopper oxidase family protein, coding for MFSRRHAIRLGLTTGAVGAVGAAGGVFRTLTAGQPAAAATPAAGKASAAAPVEPFSVPLTIPPVLAPYRRTGTADFYRITMRRTGVEILPGTRTDALTYNGSFTGPTIRARTGRTTVVQQINALDMPTSVHLHGGNNPVAHDGGMMDTIAPGGKRTYVYENEQPGATLWTHDHAHHMESEHVYRGLSGLYLLRDPAEDGLGLPAGKYDVPLVLRDAQFDGNAQLVYTMDDAENRTTILVNGRPWPYMKVEARKYRFRLVNSCNLRIFVLALSDGSATQHPVRQIGTDGGLLAAPAETPVLVLSPGERIDFVVDFSKYAPGTRLTLANMLGPGPTELVGQVMRFDVGERTADSSRVPDTLATLPALPKPTVERSFELSMDEPGSGGHQAYINGRTFDPDRIDTHIEWGSTEVWTVTNKSATVPHNFHTHLVQFRILERDGQPPYPAETGWKDTVLLFPGQTAKLQLTFDSHRGVYPYHCHMIDHSAMGMMAQMKIA